TAGCGCGACGGGCGCGAATTTCGAGGCTGTTTTTCATTTACGGGCTATTAAATGCGACCGTTTGCAGGCCTGCTCTGTCAGCTGCTTGACGGCATCGGCTATGATAGCGGCTTTGTTTTGTCAGGCCCTTATTCCCGGCCACGCACTTGTACGTTCAAGGATCCTATGAGCAAGCCCACTGTCGACCCTACCTCGAATGCCAAGACCGGCCCTGCCGTACCGGTCAACTTCCTGCGGCCGATCATCCAGGCCGACCTGGACTCGGGTAAGCACACCCAGATCGTCACTCGTTTCCCGCCTGAGCCCAACGGCTACCTGCACATCGGCCACGCCAAGTCGATCTGCGTGAACTTCGGCCTGGCCCAGGAGTTCGGCGGCGTCACGCACCTGCGTTTCGACGACACCAACCCGGCCAAGGAAGACCAGGAATACATCGACGCGATCGAAAGCGACGTCAAATGGCTGGGCTTCGAATGGTCCGGTGAAGTGCGCTATGCCTCGCAGTATTTCGACCAGTTGCACGACTGGGCGGTCGAGCTGATCAAGTCCGGCAAAGCCTACGTTGACGACCTGACCCCTGAGCAAGCCAAGGAATACCGTGGCAGCCTGACCGAGCCGGGTCGCAACAGCCCGTTCCGCGACCGCAGCGTCGAAGAGAACCTGGACTGGTTCGCCCGCATGCGTGCCGGCGAGTTCCCGGACGGCGCGCGCGTGCTGCGGGCCAAGATCGACATGGCCTCGCCGAACATGAACCTGCGCGACCCGATCATGTATCGCATCCGTCACGCGCATCACCACCAGACCGGTGACAAGTGGTGCATCTACCCGAACTACGACTTCACTCACGGTCAGTCGGATGCCATCGAAGGCATCACCCACTCGATCTGCACCCTGGAATTCGAAAGCCATCGTCCGCTATACGAGTGGTTCCTCGAAAACCTGCCGGTCCCGGCCAACCCGCGCCAGTACGAGTTCAGCCGCCTGAACCTGAACTACACCATCACCAGCAAGCGCAAGCTCAAGCAGCTGGTCGATGAAAAGCACGTCAACGGCTGGGACGATCCGCGCATGTCCACGCTGTCGGGCTTCCGCCGCCGTGGCTACACGCCGAAATCGATTCGCAACTTCTGCGAAATGATCGGCACCAACCGTTCCGACGGCGTGGTGGACTTCGGCATGCTCGAATTCAGCATCCGTGACGACCTCGATCACAGCGCTCCGCGCGCCATGTGCGTACTGCGTCCGCTGAAAGTCGTGATCACCAACTACCCGGAAGGCCAGGTCGAGAACCTCGAACTGCCGTGCCACCCGAAAGAAGACATGGGCGTGCGCGTTCTGCCGTTTGCCCGTGAAATCTACATCGACCGTGAAGACTTCATGGAAGAGCCGCCAAAAGGCTACAAGCGCCTGGAGCCGAACGGCGAAGTGCGTCTGCGCGGCAGCTACGTGATTCGCGCCGACGAAGCGATCAAGGACGCCGACGGCAACATCGTCGAGCTGCGTTGCTCGTACGATCCGGACACGCTGGGCAAGAACCCTGAAGGTCGCAAGGTCAAAGGCGTGGTGCACTGGGTGCCGGCGGCTGCCAGCGTCGAGTGCGAAGTGCGTCTGTACGACCGTCTGTTCCGCTCTCCGAACCCGGAGAAGGCCGAAGACAGCGCCAGTTTCCTGGACAACATCAACCCTGACTCGCTGCAGGTACTGACCGGTTGTCGTGCTGAACCCTCGCTGGGCAATGCACAGCCGGAAGACCGTTTCCAGTTCGAGCGCGAAGGCTACTTCGTCGCGGATATCAAGGACTCGAAACCGGGCGCTCCGGTCTTCAACCGTACCGTGACCCTGCGTGATTCGTGGGGCCAGTGATTACAGGCCTGACCGGCTCTGATAAACAGGCGATTTAACGTGCTAACGATCTACAACACGCTCACCAAGAGCAAAGAAGTCTTCAAGCCGCTCGATGGCAACAAGGTGCGCATGTACGTGTGCGGCATGACCGTCTACGACTACTGCCACCTGGGGCACGGCCGCAGCATGGTCGCGTTCGACCTGGTGACCCGCTGGTTGCGCTTCAGCGGTTATGACCTGACTTACGTGCGCAATATCACCGACATCGACGACAAGATCATCAATCGGGCCAACGAGAACGGCGAGTCGTTCGAAGCCTTGACCGAGCGCATGATCGCGGCGATGCACGAGGATGAAGCGCGCCTGAACATCAAGAAGCCGGACATGGAACCGCGCGCCACGGATCACATTCCGGGCATGCACGCGATGATCCAGACCCTGATCGACAAGGGTTACGCCTACGCCCCGGGCAATGGCGACGTGTACTACCGCGTCGGCAAGTTCATGGGCTACGGAAAGCTGTCGCGCAAGAAGATCGAAGACCTGCGCATCGGCGCGCGCATCGAAGTCGACGAGTCCAAGCAGGACCCACTGGACTTCGTGCTGTGGAAAGCCGCCAAGCCGGGTGAGCCGAGCTGGGAGTCGCCGTGGGGCGCCGGGCGTCCGGGCTGGCACATCGAATGCTCGGTGATGTCGACCTGCTGCCTCGGTGAGACCTTCGATATTCATGGCGGCGGCAGCGATCTTGAGTTCCCGCACCACGAAAACGAAATCGCCCAGAGCGAAGCGGCCACCGGCAAGACCTACGCCAACGCGTGGATGCATTGCGGCATGATCCGAATCAATGGCGAGAAGATGTCCAAGTCCTTGAACAACTTCTTCACCATTCGCGACGTGCTCGACAAGTACCACCCGGAAGTCGTGCGTTACCTGCTGGTGTCGAGCCACTACCGCAGCGCGATCAACTATTCGGAAGACAACCTCAAGGACGCCAAGGGCGCACTCGAGCGTTTCTATCACGCGTTGAAAGGCCTGCCGAACGTGGCTCCTGCTGGCGGCGAGGCGTTCGTCGAGCGCTTCACCCAAGTGATGAACGACGACTTCGGCACGCCGGAAGCCTGTGCGGTGCTGTTCGAGATGGTGCGTGAGATCAACCGTCTGCGTGAGAGCGATCTCAATGCAGCGGCCGGTCTGGCTGCCCGTTTGAAAGAACTGGCCAGCGTGCTGGGTGTGTTGCAGCTTGAAGCCGATGATTTCCTGCAGGCCGGCGCCGAAGGGCGCGTGGATGCAGCGGAAGTCGAAGCGCTGATCGCTGCGCGCCTGGCGGCACGTGCCGGCAAGGACTGGGCCGAATCCGACCGCATCCGCGACCAGCTCACCGCCATGGGCGTGGTGCTGGAAGATGGAAAGGGCGGCACGACCTGGCGTCTGGCTGACTGATTGCTGTGTTTGTTACAGACAAAACCCGCCTTGTGCGGGTTTTTGTTTTTGGATTGCGGTGTTTGAACTGACGTCATCGCCAGCAAGCCGGCTCCTACAGGGTCGCGTCGTTCGCCAAAATTACGTAAACCACGGGAACTGTAGGAGCTGGCTTGCCAGCGATTGACCGCGTAGCGGTCAGCTGTCCGAATGACGCAACCGCTTATAGAGGGTATTACGGCTAACGCCCAGCCTACGGGCAAGATGTGAAATATTCCCCCCCACCGCCTGCAACTCCCGATTCAACTCCTCGGCATCATCAAGATCCACCGCCAGCGGTTCCGGCGTATCCACCGGCTCCATTTCCAGGTCGACAAAAAAATCATCCGGCAAATGCTCCGGCCGCACCGGTTGTTCCTCGGCCATGGCCAGCGCTACCTGCATCACGCTGCTGACCTGACGTAAATTCCCCGGCCACGGGTGGCGATCGAACAACGCCAAGACTTCACGGCTCAATCCGGCCCACTGACTCGGTTCGCGATGCTGCTCCCACAAGCGTTTGAACAACGCCTCCTTATCACTGCGCTCCCTTAACGGCGGCAGTTCCAGGGTCAAGCCGCCGATGCGGTAGTACAAATCCTCGCGGAAGCGCCCCAACTGCACCTGCTCGCGTAGCGAGCGGTTGGTTGCCGAGATGATGCGGATGTCCACCGGAAACAACTCACTGCTGCCCACCGGTTGCACGCAACGCTCTTGCAAAACCCGTAGCAAGCGAGCCTGGGTGGGCAGCGGCATGTCACCGATTTCATCAAGAAACAGCGTGCCTTTGTCGGCCTTGCGGATCAGGCCGATGCTGCCTTTCTGGTTGGCGCCGGTGAACGCGCCTTTTTCGTAGCCGAACAGCTCGGATTCCACCAGTTCGGCGGGAATCGCCGCACAGTTCACGGCAATGAACGCTTGTTTGCTGCGAGAGCTGGCATGGTGCAAGGCTTTCACGAAGACTTCCTTGCCGACCCCGGTTTCGCCGTGGATCAACAACGGAATGTCTTTCTCCAGCAAGCGCTCGGCCTGGCGCACGGCTTTTTCCACGCGGCTGTCGCCAAAGTGCAGGGTATTAAGGCTAATCACTGCCGGCGCCGGAGTGGCGGGCTCGACGAACACTCTGGCCTGGATCGGCACTTGTTTCGGCCGTTTCAGCAGGCATTGAAAGCGATTGCGACCGGAGGCCTGGAGCGAAAAGGGCAGGCCTTCGGGTTGATTCAACAACTCCAGCAGCGAGACCTTGAACAGGCTCTCGACACTGACCCGCGACAGGCGTACGCCGAGCAAATTGTCAGCGCGACGGTTGGCGGACAACACCTGGCCGCTCTCGTCGAAAATCAGCAATCCGGCCCACTGGCTGTCCAGGTTGTTCAGGCCGGTGTTGAACGTCAGTTGAAAATGCTGCCCGTGGAACAGGTTGAGTATCAGCCGGTTCTCCACGGTCTGACTCATCATCTTGACCATGCCCAGGGTGTGGGATGGCGGCAGGTAGCTGTCGCTCGACACATCCAGCACGGCGATGACCTTGCGCTCGGCATCGAAAATCGGCGCGGCGGAACCGGTCATGAAGCGGTTGGCCTTGAGAAAGTGTTCATCGTGCTCAATGTGCACCGCTTGCTCGCAGGCCAGCGCGGTACCTATCGCATTGGTGCCGCTGCAACGCTCCATCCAACTCGCGCCGGCGCTGAAGCCACGGGTCAGGCTCGGCTCGATGAAACGTTGGGTACCCCAGGACGTCAGCACTTGGCCCTGATTGTCGGCGAGCATGATCAGGCAGTTGGAGTTGCTCAGGATGTTCTCGTAATACGGCAACACTTCCTGGTGGGTGGTTTGCACCAAAGAGTGCTGGCTCTCCAACAATTGCGCGATGCCCTCGGCCGGCAGTTGGTCGAACGCCGGAGCACTCTGATGGTTGAGGCCGAACGCGAGGCAACGTTTCCAGGAGTCCTGGATGATTGCGTCGTGGGACAGCGGCGAGGCGGGTACGGCCATGGCAGTCAGTCTCTGAACAAGCTTTTATTGTTTTTATGGGTTTTGCACATCACGTTGAATCTCACACGTGACGGTTCTGGCGCGCCATGCCTTTGTAGGAGCCGGCTTGCTGGCGATGGTGATTTCATTGACGCCATCGCCGGCAAGCCGGCCCCTACAGGGACCGCGAACAGTTCATAGAGTGTTGTTCACTATTGTTCACTGTCAATGGGCGGACTGTTCAATTGTTCATTTCCGATTGTTCATTTGTGTTCAGCTTTGAACGTACTTTTCTCTTGATTTTCACGATTTCATAGCTGAATCAATAGTTTGAGATTTCTGGCACGAAAGTCGCTCTATAGCTCCGGTCGCTTGATTCCAAAAATAAAAAAGGCCGAGCCATGTCATTAACCCTGGAGCATGTCAGCCGCACCGTCGAGGGCCAGACCTGGATCGATGATGCGAGTCTCAGTTTCGAACCCGGTTCCTTTAACGTTTTGCTCGGCCGCACGCTGTCCGGCAAAACCAGTCTGATGCGCCTGATGGCCGGGCTGGACAAGCCGGACAGCGGTCGCATCCTGATGAATGGCGTGGATATCACTCAACGCCCGGTACGCCTGCGCAACGTTTCGATGGTGTATCAGCAGTTCATCAACTACCCGACCATGACGGTGTTCGAAAACATCGCCTCGCCGCTGCGCCAGGCCGGTATTTCCAACGAACTGATCCAGAACAAAGTGCTGGAAACCGCCAGGATGCTGCGCATTGAGAAGTTCCTGAAGCGCTATCCCCTCGAACTCTCCGGCGGCCAGCAACAGCGCACGGCCATGGCCCGGGCGCTGGTCAAGGACGCCGAACTGATCCTGTTCGACGAGCCCTTGGTCAACCTCGATTACAAGCTGCGCGAAGAGTTGCGCCAGGAAATGCGCGAGCTGTTCAAGGCTCGCCACACCATTGCCATCTACGCCACCACCGAGCCCAATGAGGCGCTGGCACTGGGCGGCACCACCACCATTCTTCACGAAGGTCGGGTGATCCAGAGCGGCAAATCTTCTGAGGTCTATCACCAGCCGCAGTCCGTATTGGCTGCCGAGCTGTTTTCCGAGCCGCCGATCAACCTGATGCCGGGTCGTATCGCCGGCAACGAAGTGAGTTTCGCCAACTTCGTGCACTTCCCGCTGAACGTCGATTTGCGCCCGGTGGGCGAGGGCGAGTTTCGCTTCGGTGTGCGCCCCAGCCATATCTCGCTGGTGCCGAGCAACGACGATGACCTCGAACTGGCCGTGACCGTTGAAGTCGCGGAAATCAGCGGCTCGGAAACCTTCCTGCACGTGCGCAACGAACATTTCCTGCTGGTGCTGCACCTGCCCGGCGTTCACGAATACGACGTCGATGCGCCGATCCGCATCTACATTCCGACCCATAAACTGTTTGTGTTCGATGCGCAGGGGCGGCTGGTCCAGGCGCCGGGCCGGCGCATTGCGAGGGTTGCCTGATGGCCGAAATCCGTTTGCAGAACCTCGCCCACAGTTACACCAAATCGCCCAGCGGTCCCGAGGACTACGCGATCCGCGAGATGGACCACATCTGGGAGCAGGGCGGTGCCTATGCGTTGCTCGGGCCTTCGGGGTGCGGTAAGTCGACCTTGCTCAACATTATTTCCGGATTGCTCAGTCCGTCCCAGGGTCATGTCCTGTTCGACGGCAAAGCGGTCAACGACCTGACCCCGGAAAAGCGCAACATCGCCCAGGTTTTCCAGTTTCCGGTGGTCTACGACACCATGACGGTGTTCGACAACCTGGCATTCCCGCTGCGAAACCAGGGCATGGCCGAGGCGAAAGTTCACACCAAGGTGCAGGAAATCGCCGAAGTCCTGGACCTCCAGGCACTGCTGGACAAGAAGGCACGCAACCTGACCGCCGACGAAAAGCAGAAAGTTTCCATGGGCCGTGGTCTGGTGCGCGATGACGTGTCGGCAATCCTCTTCGATGAACCGCTGACGGTGATTGACCCGCACCTGAAGTGGAAATTGCGGCGCAAGCTCAAGCAGATCCACGAGCAATTCAACATCACCATGGTCTACGTCACCCACGATCAACTGGAAGCCTCAACCTTTGCCGACAAGATCGCTGTGATGTACGGCGGGCAGATCGTGCAGTTCGGCACGCCACGGGAATTGTTCGAGCGGCCGAGCCACACCTTTGTCGGCTACTTCATCGGCAGCCCGGGGATGAACCTGATCGAAGTCCAGCCGCAACCGGGCGGCGTCGGGTTCGCCTCGACCCATCTGCCGCTGTCCGAGGCCATGCAGAAGCGCATCGCCGAATCCGAGTGGCACACCCTGAAGGTCGGTATTCGCCCGGAGTTCGTGCACGTGTGGGACGAACCTTTTGATGACGCGATGCAAGCACAAGTCGTACACGTCGAAGACCTCGGCACCTACAAGATCATGACCCTGAATCTCGACGGCGCGCCGCTGAAAGTGCGCCTGGCCGAAGACAAACCGGTTCCACAGGGTACGGCGTACATCAGTTTTCCGTCGCAGTGGCTGATGGTCTACGCCGACGAGTTCCTGCTGGAAACACAAGCGATCATCGAGGAGCAGCCATGAACAAGGTGCAGAACAACAAGGCCTGGTGGCTGGTCCTGCCGGTGTTCCTGCTGGTGGCGTTCAGTGCGGTGATCCCGATGATGACGGTGGTCAACTATTCAGTGCAGGACATCTTCGATCAGTCCAGTCGCTATTTCGTCGGCGCCGACTGGTACAAGCAAGTGCTGCTCGATCCGCGCCTGCACGACTCGCTGCTGCGCCAGTTCATCTACTCGGCCTGTGTGTTGCTGATCGAAATTCCGCTGGGGATTGCGATTGCCCTGACCATGCCGACCAAGGGTCGCTGGTCGTCGGTGGTGTTGATCATTCTGGCGATTCCGCTGCTGATTCCGTGGAACGTGGTCGGCACCATCTGGCAGATATTCGGCCGCGCTGACATCGGTCTTCTCGGTTCGGCCCTCAACGGCATGGGCATCAGCTACAACTATGCCGCGAACACGATGGACGCCTGGGTCACCGTGCTGGTGATGGACGTCTGGCACTGGACGTCGCTGGTGGCTCTGTTGTGCTTCTCCGGGTTGCGGGCGATTCCGGACGTGTATTACCAGGCGGCGCGGATCGACCGGGCCTCGGCCTGGGCGGTGTTCCGGCACATCCAGTTGCCCAAGCTCAAGAGCGTGCTGCTGATTGCGGTGATGTTGCGCTTCATGGACAGCTTCATGATCTACACCGAGCCGTTCGTGCTGACCGGTGGCGGACCGGGCAATGCCACGACGTTCCTCAGCCAGACCCTGACGCAGATGGCGATCGGGCAGTTCGACCTGGGCCCGGCCGCGGCGTTCTCGTTGGTGTACTTCCTGATCATCTTGTTGGTGTCCTGGCTGTTCTATACCGCCATGACTCACTCCGACGCCAACCGCTGAGGCCCGCCATGAGCAAAAGAAAGCTGATTCCACTGCTGCTCTACATTCTGTTCCTGCTGGTGCCGATCTATTGGCTGCTGAACATGTCGTTCAAGAGCAACACCGAAATCCTCGGTGGCCTGACGTTGTTTCCCCAGGATTTCACCTTCCACAACTACAAGGTGATCTTCACTGATCCGGCCTGGTACACCGGTTACCTCAACTCGCTGTACTACGTGAGCCTGAACACGGTGATCTCCCTGAGCGTGGCGCTGCCGGCAGCCTATGCGTTCTCGCGTTATCGCTTCCTTGGCGACAAGCACCTGTTCTTCTGGCTGCTGACCAACCGCATGGCGCCACCGGCGGTGTTCCTGCTGCCGTTCTTCCAGCTGTATTCGTCGATTGGGCTGTTCGACACCCACATCGCCGTGGCCCTGGCCCACTGCCTGTTCAACGTGCCATTGGCGGTGTGGATTCTGGAAGGCTTCATGTCCGGCGTGCCGAAAGAAATCGACGAGACCGCCTACATCGACGGCTACAGTTTCCCCAAGTTCTTCGTGAAGATTTTCATCCCGCTGATCGGTTCCGGCATCGGTGTCACGGCGTTTTTCTGCTTCATGTTTTCCTGGGTCGAACTGCTGCTGGCGCGAACCCTCACCTCGGTGAACGCCAAACCGATCGCGGCAGTGATGACGCGTACGGTGTCGGCGTCCGGCATCGACTGGGGCGTGCTGGCGGCAGCGGGGGTGTTGACCATCCTGCCGGGCATGCTGGTGATCTGGTTTGTTCGCAACCACGTGGCCAAGGGCTTTGCCCTGGGCCGGGTCTGAGGAACTGATGATGGAATGGATGAGTTGGACCGTCCCGACGACGGTGTTCTTCAGCGTCATTGCCCTGATCCTGGTGGGCATGACGACCTGGGAGTTGCGTTCGCCGAGCATCCTTCGGCGGGGCTTTTTGCCGATTGCCACCACCCGTGGCGATCGGCTGTTTATCGGTCTTCTCGGCAGCGCCTACCTGCATTTGCTGGTAATCGGCGTGACCGACTGGAGCATCTGGGTAGCGTCCGCGTTGTCCCTGGTGTGGCTGTTGGCTGTGATGCGTTGGGGCTAGTCGAATCGCTCGGCAATGTTGCTCCGAAATTCAATAAGGAGGTCTCTATGTTCGACAAAAACAATAAGCTGCGACATAGCATTTCATTGGCAGCCATGCTGGCACTCAGCGGTTTGAGCGCTTCGGCCTGGGCCGATGCCTACGAAGACGCAGCGAAGAAGTGGATCGGCAGTGAGTTCAAGCCGTCGACCCTGACGGCGGACCAACAGCTGGAAGAGCTGAAGTGGTTCATCAAGGCGGCGGAGCCGTTTCGCGGCATGAGCATCAAAGTGGTGTCGGAAACCATCGCCACACACGAATACGAGTCCAAGGTACTGGCCAAGGCTTTCACCGAGATCACCGGGATCAAGCTGACCCACGACTTGCTGCAGGAAGGCGACGTGGTGGAGAAGCTGCAGACCCAGATGCAATCGGACAAAAACATCTATGACGGCTGGGTCAACGACTCGGACCTGATCGGTACGCACTTCCGCTACGGCAAGACTGAAGCGATCACCGACTTGATGGCCAACGAGGGCAAGAACTTCACCTCGCCGACTCTCGACATCAAGGACTTCATCGGCATCTCGTTCACCACCGCACCGGACGGAAAGATCTATCAATTGCCCGACCAGCAGTTCGCCAACCTGTACTGGTTCCGCGCCGACTGGTTCGAGCGTGCGGACCTGAAAGCCAAGTTCAAGGAAAAGTACGGCTACGAATTGGGCGTGCCGGTGAACTGGTCGGCCTATGAAGACATCGCCAAGTTCTTCACCGAAGACGTCAAAGAGATTGACGGCAAGCGTGTCTACGGGCACATGGACTACGGCAAGAAAGACCCGTCCCTGGGCTGGCGCTTCACCGATGCCTGGTTCTCCATGGCCGGCGGCGGCGACAAAGGTATCCCCAACGGCCTGCCGGTGGACGAGTGGGGCATCCGCGTCGAGGATTGCCACCCGGTCGGTTCCAGCGTGACCCGCGGTGGCGACACCAACGGCCCGGCCGCGGTGTTCGCTACCACCAAGTACGTCGACTGGCTGAAGAAGTACGCGCCACCGGAAGCGGCGGGCATGACCTTCTCCGAATCCGGGCCGGTGCCGTCCCAGGGCAACATCGCCCAACAGATCTTCTGGTACACCGCCTTCACGGCCGACATGACCAAACCGGGCCTGGCGGTGATGAACGCCGATGGCACGCCGAAATGGCGTATGGCGCCGTCGCCACGCGGGCCGTATTGGGAGGAGGGCATGAAGCTGGGGTATCAGGACGTGGGTTCCTGGACGTTCATGAAGTCCACGCCTGAAAAGCAAAAACTCGCGGCTTGGCTGTACGCGCAGTTCGTCACTTCGAAAACCGTTTCGCTGAAGAAAACCATCGTTGGCCTGACGCCAATTCGCGAGTCGGACATCAACTCGCAGGCCATGACCGACCTGGCACCGAAACTCGGTGGACTGGTGGAGTTCTACCGCAGCCCGGCCCGTGTGCAATGGACCCCGACCGGGACCAACGTGCCTGATTATCCTCGTCTCGCGCAGTTGTGGTGGAGCCACATTGCCGAAGCCGCGAGCGGCGAGAAAACCCCACAACAAGCGCTCGACGGTCTGGCCAAGGATCAGGACGCGATCATGTCCCGCCTGGAACGCTCGAAGGCACAAGCCACCTGCGCACCGAAAATGAACCCGGAACGCGATGCGCAATACTGGTTCGATCAGCCAGGCGCCCCGAAACCGAAACTGGACAACGAAAAACCTAAAGGCGAGACCGTGAGCTATGCCGAACTGCTGAAATCGTGGGAGGCGGCGCGTAAGTAAGTGCTGAAGTCGTGAAATGCGAACGGCACCGGAAGGTGCCGTTTTCTTTTGTGCCTGACCCACCGCTATCGCTGGCAAGCCAGCTCCTGCAGATACGGTGTTTGCCGCAGACCGTGCGTTGCCCAACGCCCCCCTGTAGGAGCTGGCTTGCCAGCGATGGCGTTCTGTTGGTCAGCACAGAAAGAAAGGGTCGGCACTTGCGGTCGAACAAGGGCAATGGTCAGAGCGCAAAAACGGCACCCTAAGGTGCCGTTTCTGTTTGTTGCCGCGTATCGCTTAAGCGATCAACCCGCCAGGCCCGATTGCTGAACCAGGGTCAGCAGCGGTTGTGGGTAGACGCCTAGGAAGAACGCGACCAGGGCGATGGCCAGCAGCATCACGCCGCCTGCTTTCTGTTCCCAATGCAACTGGGCATCGTGGCGACGCAGGTTCGGTTCGATCAGGTACAGGGTGACCATGACGCGCAGGTAGTAGAACACGCCGATGGCGCTGCCCAGTACCAGCGAGCCGACCAGCCACCATTGATGCGACTCTACGCCAGTGGCGATGATGTAGAACTTGCCGATGAAGCCCGCGGTCAGCGGGATACCGGCCAGGGACAGCATCATCACGGTCAGCACGGCGGTCAGGTACGGACGGCGCCAGAATAGGCCGCGGTATTCGTACAGGGCGTCCGCGTCACGGCCGTTGTACGGCGAGGACATCAGGGTGATCACGCCGAAAGCGCCGAGGCTGGTGATCACGTAGGTGACCAGGTACACGCCAATGGCTTCGACGGCCAGGCCTTTGCTCGCCACCAGGGCGATCAGCAGGTAGCCGAAGTGGGCGATCGACGAGTAACCCAGCAGACGCTTGAGGTTACTTTGGGTCAGGGCCAGCAGGTTACCGAACAGAATCGACGCGATGGCGATAATGGTCAGTACGTTGCTCAGCACGCCGCTGCTCGCCGCTGGTGAGATCTGGAACAGACGCACCATCACCGCGAACACGGCCACTTTAGAAGCCGTGGCGAGGAACGCTGCAACCGGCGCCGGAGCACCTTCGTAAACGTCCGGAGTCCACAGGTGGAACGGCACCAGCGACAGTTTGAACGCCAGGCCGATCAGCATCATGCCCAGGCCCAGTTGTGCCAGGGAGCTTGGCATGCCGGTGGCCGCCAGGGCCTGGCCGATGCCGTTGAAGCTCAGGGAACCGGCGTCAGCGTAGAGCAGGGCCATACCGAACAACAGGAACGCGGAACCGGCGGCCGACAGCACCATGTACTTGATACCGGCTTCCAGCGAGCGCTTGTTGAAGAAGGCGTAGGCCACCAGACCGTAGACCGGTACCGACAGCAGTTCCAGGCCGATGAACAATCCGGCCAGGTGCTGCGCGCTGACCAGAACCAGGCCACCGGCGGCGGCCATAAGGATCAGCAAGTACAGTTCTTCACGGTTGCCCGGGTAACCCGAACCGCCATCGCCGAGGTAGGCGTGGGCGAGGGTCACACAGGCGAGGGTGGCGACCAGGATCAGCGCCATGTACAGGCAGGCAAAGGTGTCGATTTGCAGCAATGGAGTCACGGCCAGAGGCGCGACTTTCAAGGCTGGCAGGATCGACAGCAGTGCCAGGTTCAGACCTGCCACGGAAATCAGGAAGGTCTGCGAGTGGTTGCGGCGCCAGGCGATCGCCAGCATCACCACGATAATGGTGAGGCTGGTAATCAACAGCGGCGCTAGCGCGATAAAGTGTTGAGTCGTGAATTCCATAGCGCTCTTACCGGGCCGAAGCGAGTTGAGTGAAGGCGGTGCCGAGCCATTGCTGCACGCCATGCATCGTCGCGGCAGAGGTATCGAGGAACGGTTGCGGGTACACGCCGAGGTAGATCAGCAGTGCAGCCAGACTGACCACCATGATCAGTTCGCGACCGTCCATGCCATGCAGTACCGCGTCCGATTTGGCCGGGCCGAAGTAGGCACGGTGGATCATGATCAGCGAGTAGACCGAACCAAATACCAGGCCGGACGTGGCGATGATGGTGACCCATGGTGCGATCGGGAAGGAGCCGATCAGGATCAGGAACTCACCGACGAAGTTACCGGTACCCGGCAAGCCCAGCGACGCGGCGGCGAAGAACAGGCTGAGGGCTGGCAGGTAAGCGATCTTCGACCACAGGCCGCCCATTTCACGCATGTCGCGGGTGTGGGTGCGTTCGTACAACTGACCACTCAGGATAAAGAGTGCCGCGGCCGACAGACCGTGAGCCAGCATCTGCATCACCGCGCCTTGCAG
The Pseudomonas sp. MYb327 DNA segment above includes these coding regions:
- the nuoN gene encoding NADH-quinone oxidoreductase subunit NuoN; the protein is MEFTTQHFIALAPLLITSLTIIVVMLAIAWRRNHSQTFLISVAGLNLALLSILPALKVAPLAVTPLLQIDTFACLYMALILVATLACVTLAHAYLGDGGSGYPGNREELYLLILMAAAGGLVLVSAQHLAGLFIGLELLSVPVYGLVAYAFFNKRSLEAGIKYMVLSAAGSAFLLFGMALLYADAGSLSFNGIGQALAATGMPSSLAQLGLGMMLIGLAFKLSLVPFHLWTPDVYEGAPAPVAAFLATASKVAVFAVMVRLFQISPAASSGVLSNVLTIIAIASILFGNLLALTQSNLKRLLGYSSIAHFGYLLIALVASKGLAVEAIGVYLVTYVITSLGAFGVITLMSSPYNGRDADALYEYRGLFWRRPYLTAVLTVMMLSLAGIPLTAGFIGKFYIIATGVESHQWWLVGSLVLGSAIGVFYYLRVMVTLYLIEPNLRRHDAQLHWEQKAGGVMLLAIALVAFFLGVYPQPLLTLVQQSGLAG